A genomic window from Candidatus Binatia bacterium includes:
- a CDS encoding molybdenum cofactor biosynthesis protein MoaE has translation MSTSAYTSGMIRLTAEPIRIDDLMSATADSGAGATVLFVGMTRDNNDGRNVERLEYEAYPAMAEKELQSIAAEASTRWPVAKISVVHRTGVVPIGEASVAIAASSAHRGDAFEAARFTIDRLKEVVPIWKKEFFEGGAIWIGDQAGKEGVWKNEDGGAASE, from the coding sequence AGCCGATCCGTATCGACGACCTGATGTCTGCGACCGCAGACTCCGGCGCCGGCGCCACCGTTCTCTTCGTCGGTATGACCCGGGACAACAACGACGGGCGGAACGTGGAACGTCTAGAGTACGAGGCGTATCCCGCAATGGCGGAGAAGGAACTCCAGTCCATTGCAGCGGAAGCCTCCACGCGTTGGCCGGTTGCCAAGATCTCCGTCGTGCATCGGACCGGAGTCGTCCCCATCGGGGAAGCCAGCGTCGCCATCGCCGCATCGTCCGCCCATCGGGGGGACGCCTTCGAGGCGGCGCGGTTCACCATCGATCGCCTGAAGGAAGTCGTGCCGATCTGGAAGAAGGAGTTCTTCGAGGGCGGCGCCATCTGGATCGGCGACCAGGCGGGCAAAGAAGGCGTCTGGAAAAACGAGGACGGCGGCGCGGCTTCCGAGTAG